In one window of Pirellulaceae bacterium DNA:
- a CDS encoding DUF4159 domain-containing protein produces MTNNTAALHPRGFAKYRRALVCCGLLIIGLVLAATGLVSAQRDRWNRRSRYQADSRGGVPTWQNSPEVANDVFTFVRIRYDSHGGGRGWGGGGWRTDYRDSDLNFSLRLQQLTSLKVNPDPIVLQLTDPRLFDHPFIYIVEPGRLHFYDDEIVALRRYLLNGGFLMVDDFWGEAEYQNFRYQIKRVLPDREPEEVPLNHEIFNCVYQLKEKPQVPSINIAVSGRSRGITWEPRYDSDTSTPYYKAIKDDEGRIMVFICHNTDLGDGWEREGEHEWYFQEFSVKKAYPLGINIVTYAMTH; encoded by the coding sequence GTGACGAATAATACAGCCGCACTCCACCCTCGAGGTTTCGCGAAGTATCGACGTGCTCTTGTCTGTTGTGGACTACTGATCATAGGACTCGTGTTGGCCGCTACGGGACTCGTCAGCGCCCAACGAGATCGTTGGAACCGCAGGTCCCGCTACCAAGCTGATTCACGGGGCGGCGTCCCCACCTGGCAAAACAGTCCGGAGGTGGCTAACGACGTCTTCACATTTGTACGAATTCGTTATGACTCCCATGGCGGAGGGCGTGGATGGGGCGGCGGCGGATGGCGAACCGATTACCGAGATAGTGATCTCAACTTTTCGCTGCGGTTACAGCAACTCACCTCACTCAAAGTGAATCCAGATCCCATCGTCTTGCAACTGACCGATCCGAGATTATTCGACCATCCCTTCATCTACATCGTCGAGCCGGGACGTTTGCATTTCTATGATGATGAAATCGTTGCCCTCCGTCGCTATCTCCTCAATGGAGGATTCCTGATGGTCGACGATTTCTGGGGCGAAGCCGAATATCAGAACTTCCGCTACCAGATCAAGCGTGTACTTCCCGATCGCGAACCCGAAGAGGTCCCCCTCAATCATGAAATTTTCAACTGTGTTTACCAATTGAAAGAAAAACCGCAGGTCCCTTCCATCAATATCGCTGTCTCCGGTCGTTCACGGGGAATCACGTGGGAACCTCGTTATGATTCCGACACAAGCACACCTTACTATAAAGCCATCAAGGATGACGAAGGGCGTATCATGGTCTTCATCTGCCACAACACGGACCTGGGTGATGGCTGGGAGCGTGAAGGAGAACACGAATGGTATTTCCAGGAATTTTCCGTCAAGAAAGCGTATCCGCTTGGAATTAACATCGTGACCTATGCCATGACCCATTAG